The window GCCAAGTTCGGCGTCGAGATGATCGGGGCCAAGGCCGAGGTCATCGACAAGGCCGAGGACCGCCAGAAGTTCCGCGACGCCATGGACAAGCTGGGTCTCGAGAGCCCCAAGTCCAAGGCCGCCCACAACATGGACGAAGCCCGCGAGGGCCTGGCCTTCGTCGGCCTGCCTGCCATCATCCGCCCCAGCTTCACCCTGGCCGGCACCGGCGGCGGCATCGCCTACAACCTCGAGGAATTCGAGGAGATCGTGCTGCGGGGTCTGGACCTGTCGCCGACTACCGAGGTGCTGATCGAAGAAAGCGTCCTGGGCTGGAAAGAGTACGAGATGGAGGTCGTGCGCGACACGGCCGACAACTGCATCATCGTCTGCTCGATCGAGAACATCGACCCAATGGGCGTCCATACCGGTGACAGCATCACCGTCGCCCCGGCCCTGACCCTGACGGACAAGGAATACCAGTGGATGCGCGCGGCGTCGATCGCCGTGCTGCGCGAGATCGGCGTCGAGACCGGCGGCTCCAACGTCCAGTTCGCGGTCAATCCGGCCGACGGCCGCATGGTCGTGATCGAGATGAACCCGCGCGTCTCGCGCTCGTCGGCCCTGGCGTCCAAGGCGACCGGCTTCCCGATCGCCAAGGTCGCCGCCCGCCTGGCCGTCGGCTACACGCTCGATGAGCTGAAGAACGACATCACGGGCGGCGCGACCCCGGCCTCGTTCGAGCCCTCGATCGACTATGTCGTCACCAAGATCCCGCGCTTTGCCTTCGAGAAGTATCCGGGCAGCGAGCCGCATCTGACCACCGCCATGAAGTCGGTCGGCGAAGTGATGGCCATCGGCCGCACCTTCAAGGAAAGCGTCCAGAAGGCCCTGCGCGGCCTGGAAACCGGCCTGTCGGGCTTCGACGAGGTGGACATCCACGGCGCTGATGATCCGGACAACGGCAAGGCCGCCGTGATCCGCGCCCTGGGCATGCCCACCCCCGATCGCCTGCGCGTCATCGCCCAGGCCTTCCGCCACGGCCTGACCGTGGAAGAGGTCAATGCCGCCTGTTCCTACGAGCCCTGGTTCCTGCGCCAGATCGCCGAGCTGATCCGCCAGGAAGGCTGGGTCCGGGCCGGCGGCCTGCCGACCGACGCCCAGGGCTTCCGCGCCCTCAAGGCCCAGGGTTTCTCCGACGCCCGCCTGGCCAAGCTGACCGGCTCTACAGAAACCGCCGTCCGCAAGGCCCGTCAGGCCCTGGACGTGCGGCCGGTGTTCAAGCGCATCGACAGCTGCGCCGGCGAGTTCGCCGCCACCACCCCCTACATGTATTCGACCTACGAGACCGGTGCCCTGGGCCAGGTCCCGGAGTGCGAAAGCGCGCCCAGCAACCGCAAAAAGGCGGTGATCCTCGGCGGCGGTCCCAACCGGATCGGCCAGGGCATCGAGTTCGACTATTGCTGCTGCCATGCAGCCTTTGCGCTCGACGCCATCGGCATCGAGTCGATCATGGTCAACTGCAACCCCGAGACCGTCTCGACCGACTACGACACCTCAGACCGCCTGTACTTCGAGCCCCTGACGGCCGAGGACGTGCTGGAGCTGCTGCATGTCGAGATGAGCAACGGGACCCTGGCCGGCGTCATCGTGCAGTTCGGCGGCCAGACCCCGCTGAAGCTGGCCCACGCCCTGGAAGAGGCCGGCGTGCCGATCCTGGGCACCAGCCCTGACGCCATCGACCTGGCCGAAGACCGCGAGCGCTTCCAGCAGCTGCTGAACGGCCTCGACATCGCCCAGCCCGAAAACGCCATTGCCCGCACCTGGGACGAGGCCCGGGCCGAAGGCGACAAGATCGGCTTCCCGTTCGTGATGCGCCCGTCCTACGTGCTGGGCGGCCGCGGCATGGAGATCATCCGCGATCACGAGCATCTGGAACGCTACATCACCAATACCGGCGAGATCTCGTTCGAGCATCCGATCCTGCTCGACCACTATCTGAGCCGCGCCACCGAGGTCGATGTCGACGCCCTGTGCGACGGCACCGACGTATTCGTGGCCGGCGTTCTGGAGCATATCGAGGAAGCCGGCGTCCACTCGGGCGACAGCGCCTGTTCGATGCCGCCCTTCTCGCTCAGCGCCGAGACGGTGGAAGAACTGAAGCGCCAGACCGTGAAGATGGCCCTGGCCCTCAATGTGCGCGGCCTGATGAACGTGCAGTTCGCCATCGAGGAGCCGCACAGCGAGAATCCGCGGATCTATGTGCTGGAAGTGAACCCGCGCGCGAGCCGTACGGTGCCGTTCGTGGCCAAGACCATCGGTCAGCCCGTGGCCGCCATCGCCGCCAAGATCATGGCCGGCGAGACCCTGAAAAGCTTCGGTCTGGTCGACAAGCCCTATGACCATATCGCGGTCAAGGAAGCCGTCTTCCCGTTCGCCCGCTTCGCCGGCGTCGACACGGTGCTGGGTCCGGAAATGCGCTCGACCGGCGAGGTAATGGGCCTCGACTGGAAGCGCGACGGCGAGGCCGACATGGCCCCCGCCTTCGCCCGCGCCTTTGCCAAGAGCCAGCTGGGCGGCGGCGTCACCCTGCCCCGCTCGGGCACGGCCTTCGTCTCGGTCAAGGAAAGCGACAAGCCCTGGATCGTCGAGCCCGTCCGCCTGCTGCAAGCCTCCGGCTTTACCGTCCTGTGCACCGAGGGTACCCGCAACTATCTGGCCACCCAGGGCATCGCGGTCGAGCACGTCAAGAAGGTGCTCGAAGGCCGCCCTCACATCGTCGACGTGATGAAGAACGGCGGCGTGCAGCTGGTGTTCAACACCACTGAAGGCAAGCAGGCCCTGGAAGACAGCTTCGAGATCCGCCGCACTGCCCTGATGATGAAGGTGCCCTATTACACCACCTCGGCCGGCGCTCTTGCCGCTGCCCAGGCCATCTCCTCGGCCCCCGCCGAAGCGCTGGAAGTGCGGCCGCTGCAAAGCTACAGCTGACGCCTGCAGGGACGAGCCGGCAGACAAACGCCGCGTCGGTGAAAACCGGCGCGGCGTTTTTCATGGCCCCACGTAGCCCTGGTCCAGAACGCACAAGGGCGGCCGACCCCGAAGGATCGACCGCCCTGCGACCTGCCTCGCGCCCGGTTGCCGCGGGGCAGGCCCTGGAGCGTCACGGTCAAACTCGGTTCGACCGCGCTCCCAGCTCTGCCGCCGAAGCGAAGCTTACGCGCCGCCCGGGAAGCGGAACGGGACTTTCACGGTACCGGTCTTGGCACCCATGGGCAGCTTTTCAGCGATGCACATGGCAGCCTTGTCGAAGCCCTTGCCGGCGGCGCTGTTGTCGACGACCTTGCACTCGGACAGCTTGCCGGCGTCGGCCGTGCATTCCAGCATGACCTGGGCGGCGTCGCGTGTGTTGGCATGCTGCTGCAGGCAGCGGCTCATCTGGTCTTCGAAGCCACCCGCAGCGGAAGCGGTTTGTGCGACAAGCAGGCTGCAAGCCATGCCGGCGACGATGGCGATCGGATACTTCATAAGGGGTTCCCTGTGGCGATTGGCCGTTGATGACCCTTATGACAGCGGCAAACTAAGGAACTGAAAAAGTTCAGAGTTAACCCTTTCTGACCTTGAACATTCTGGGCAGATTGAGGCCCGGGCCTTCAGGGGATATGGCTGGCCCATGCCTGTCACACCCTCTCGCTCCCCCTATACCGACGCCGAGATCGGCGACCTGGCCAAGCGGCTTCTGGATCACAGCCTGCCCAAGGCCGAGTGGACCCATGCGGCGCATCTGGCCGCCACCCTGCGGTTGGTGCGCACCCGCGACGCCGGGCTGGAGCGCGACCTGCCGGGGATTATCCAGACCTACAATGTGGCCGTGGGCGGGGTGAACGATGATGTCAGCGGGTATCACGAGACCATCACCCAGGCCTACCTGACCGCGATCCGCGTCTTTGTCGCCGGCCTGCCGGACGGGATCGGTGACGGCGAGGCCTGCGCCCGCCTGCTGGCCTCGCCCCTGGGCGACAGGGCCTGGCCCCTGACCTTCTGGTCGCGCGAGCGGCTGTTCAGTGTCGCGGCACGTCGGGGCTGGCTGGAGCCGGATCTTAGGCCCCTGACCTGACCTGACCTGACCTGACCTGATCTGGCTTGACTGACCCACGCGGCGCCGTGGCAGCGTCCCGGGCCTTTTGCGGAGACGCCTGCCATGGTCATCGTCCATCACCTGAACAATTCCCGCAGCCAGCGGATCCTCTGGCTGCTTGAGGAGCTGGGCGTGCCCTATGAGGTCAAGCGCTATGAGCGCGACGCCCAGACCATGCTGGCACCGGTCGAGCTGCGCGCCATCCACCCCCTGGGCAAGTCGCCGGTAATCACCGACAGCGGCAAGGTCATCGCCGAGACCGGGGCGATCATCGAGTACATCATCGAGACCTATGGCCAGGGCCGGCTGATCCCGGCCGCCGGCACGGCCGATCGGCTGCGCTACACCTACTGGCTGCACTATGCCGAAGGCTCGGCCACGACGCCGCTGCTGCTGAAGCTGGTCTTCACCGCCCTGCCGACCCGCGCGCCGGGCCTGCTGCGCGGTCTGGTCAAGGCCGTCGCCAACGGCGCCCAGACCGGTTTCATCGACCCGCAGCTGAAGACCCATGTCGACTACTGGGACGACGAGTTAGCCAAGTCCGCCTGGTTCGCGGGCAAGGACTTCACCGCCGCTGACATCATGATGAGCTTCCCGCTTGAGGCCGGAGCCGCCCGGGCCGGGGCAGCCTCGCGCCCGCACGTCAAGGCGTTCCTTGAGCGCATCCACGCCCGCCCCGCCTATCGCGAAGCCCTGAAGCGCGGCGGCCCTTACGACTACGCCCAATAGGCCGGCCAGCTGGCCTGGTTCAGATCGTCGCGACCGCCTTTGGTTAAGCTGCAGGTAACCCTGTAGGTGCATGAACTTGAGTCTCCCATCGGCCTTCGCTGGTGGGAGACCTCGAGCTTTAGCCATGCCGAATTCTCAGGGGCCTCCAGGCGGGCCTTCCTCCAGCCTCGGAAGCCTTGCCGCGATTGCCGGAGCAATCGCCGTGGGGCTGATTGCAGCGGTGTCGGTCAATGCCGCGCCGCGCGATCCCTCGCGGGTCGCGGCGGTCTTCCCGCCCTGGTGGGACGCGGGCCGAAGCCTGGGTGCCGGCGGCACTGCCGGCCAGATCGCCGCCGTCGGCGGCGCACCCTTCATTGTCATTCTGCGGGGCGACCCGGTCGACCTGGCGCGCCGCGCCCGGGCATCCGGAGCCCTGCTGATCCTCGATCCTGATCTCGCGGGCGTCTGCGCCCCCAAGGGAGCCTTGTCATGAGCATCGCTGTTACCAGCCTCGACAGCCAGCGCCAGTTTGGCGGCAAGGTCGTCGAAGGGGCCAGTTGGCTGATGGTGGTCATTGTTGTGGCCGCCCGGTTGCTGTTGCAGGGCCCGGTTCTGGGCCTGGCTCTCGCCGCCCTGGTCGCGGCCGCAGCCACCACCCTGGCGCACCGGACCGCCGGAACCAACTCGACCGGCCGGTCTCTGATGGGCGTCGCCCTGATGGCCCAGGTCTCCCTGCTCGTCGCGGCCCTGAATGGCCATGGCTGGCAGATCGACATGCATATGGCCTATTTCGCGGCCCTGGCCCTGCTGGTGGTCTTCTGCGA of the Caulobacter henricii genome contains:
- a CDS encoding glutathione S-transferase family protein; its protein translation is MVIVHHLNNSRSQRILWLLEELGVPYEVKRYERDAQTMLAPVELRAIHPLGKSPVITDSGKVIAETGAIIEYIIETYGQGRLIPAAGTADRLRYTYWLHYAEGSATTPLLLKLVFTALPTRAPGLLRGLVKAVANGAQTGFIDPQLKTHVDYWDDELAKSAWFAGKDFTAADIMMSFPLEAGAARAGAASRPHVKAFLERIHARPAYREALKRGGPYDYAQ
- the carB gene encoding carbamoyl-phosphate synthase large subunit, which codes for MPKRTDLSSILIIGAGPIVIGQACEFDYSGVQACKALRAEGYRIILVNSNPATIMTDPDVADATYIEPITPDMVAKIIEKERPDALLPTMGGQTALNTALALEANGTLAKFGVEMIGAKAEVIDKAEDRQKFRDAMDKLGLESPKSKAAHNMDEAREGLAFVGLPAIIRPSFTLAGTGGGIAYNLEEFEEIVLRGLDLSPTTEVLIEESVLGWKEYEMEVVRDTADNCIIVCSIENIDPMGVHTGDSITVAPALTLTDKEYQWMRAASIAVLREIGVETGGSNVQFAVNPADGRMVVIEMNPRVSRSSALASKATGFPIAKVAARLAVGYTLDELKNDITGGATPASFEPSIDYVVTKIPRFAFEKYPGSEPHLTTAMKSVGEVMAIGRTFKESVQKALRGLETGLSGFDEVDIHGADDPDNGKAAVIRALGMPTPDRLRVIAQAFRHGLTVEEVNAACSYEPWFLRQIAELIRQEGWVRAGGLPTDAQGFRALKAQGFSDARLAKLTGSTETAVRKARQALDVRPVFKRIDSCAGEFAATTPYMYSTYETGALGQVPECESAPSNRKKAVILGGGPNRIGQGIEFDYCCCHAAFALDAIGIESIMVNCNPETVSTDYDTSDRLYFEPLTAEDVLELLHVEMSNGTLAGVIVQFGGQTPLKLAHALEEAGVPILGTSPDAIDLAEDRERFQQLLNGLDIAQPENAIARTWDEARAEGDKIGFPFVMRPSYVLGGRGMEIIRDHEHLERYITNTGEISFEHPILLDHYLSRATEVDVDALCDGTDVFVAGVLEHIEEAGVHSGDSACSMPPFSLSAETVEELKRQTVKMALALNVRGLMNVQFAIEEPHSENPRIYVLEVNPRASRTVPFVAKTIGQPVAAIAAKIMAGETLKSFGLVDKPYDHIAVKEAVFPFARFAGVDTVLGPEMRSTGEVMGLDWKRDGEADMAPAFARAFAKSQLGGGVTLPRSGTAFVSVKESDKPWIVEPVRLLQASGFTVLCTEGTRNYLATQGIAVEHVKKVLEGRPHIVDVMKNGGVQLVFNTTEGKQALEDSFEIRRTALMMKVPYYTTSAGALAAAQAISSAPAEALEVRPLQSYS